TGGCAGCACTTTTTTTCTATTTCTGTTCTAGCAAGTTCATTCTTTACTTCCGTTGAGAAGCTCATAGACCTTACCCCCTGCTGTCAATTTTATTAGCACGACTCTTGCGCCAATATCTTATGCTCAGTCCTTCTTATCCGCAAGAATTTCACAACTAAGAAATTATTCCTTGATATTGCCCTCTGCAATATGTTTATCGATTATATCTTTGATGATTGCAAAGAGATCCTCAGAACCATGTCTCGTCTTCTCTTGCCTACGCATGATTTGCTCCTTGGTGACTCCGTGTTCCTTCCAGTCGCCACCGCCATTTGCTTCGTGGAGAAGTACAGGCTGAAGATTGTCCATAGCCTTTGCAAACCTTGCCTCTGCAGTTTCCTGGGCTTCAAACTCGTCAAACAGAGCCTCTAGCTTCTGCCCCTGGTCGCTAGGTAGCATTCCGAAGATATGCTTCTTTGCAATTTCCTCACGCTCCCTTTGGGACTTCTTTGCCTCCTCATCATAGGCATAGGTATCGCCTGCCTCGATTTCAACGACATCGTGAATCAGGCACATGAGAATTACCTTTGATATATCTATATCCTCGTTTGCATACTCTCTAAAAAGATAGGCCATAACAGCCATATGCCATGCGTGCTCAGCATCATTTTCCTT
The nucleotide sequence above comes from Eubacterium sulci ATCC 35585. Encoded proteins:
- a CDS encoding hydrolase, coding for MDDRMRKQIEFALLMDKQKNIFRQNHLADNSRKENDAEHAWHMAVMAYLFREYANEDIDISKVILMCLIHDVVEIEAGDTYAYDEEAKKSQREREEIAKKHIFGMLPSDQGQKLEALFDEFEAQETAEARFAKAMDNLQPVLLHEANGGGDWKEHGVTKEQIMRRQEKTRHGSEDLFAIIKDIIDKHIAEGNIKE